The Tautonia marina genomic interval AGGAAGCCGGGACGAAACGAAGCCGATCATCGCGCCCCGATCGGGCCATACTCCTTGCGATGGAGCCGGCCGGCGACGCCAAGTCGTACGATCGCTTCACCCAGATGTTTCAAGGCCAGGCGATCATTCCCGGAGGCTCGGGCCGCTTCCGCCTCGCGCCGACTGTTCGTGAGCTCGGCCCAATCGACCGGCCAGGCGTGTTCGACGGCCATCGAGTGCACGCGGCGGAGGTCGTCGCCCAGGCGATCGAACAGGTTCGCATCGAGCGGACAGGGAGCCGTAACGTAGATGTTTTCGTCCACCGGTTCCAGAACGGGTTTGCGATGAAACGCGTTCATCAGGCCGGTCAACGAGAAACCCTTTCCTTTTCCTGCTCCCTCGGCGGCCGCGCCATTGGTCGTGACGGATCGAGAGGGGTCATCGGGATCCTCCCAGGGACCGGTCCTGACGACCATGACGGTGATGTTGTCCTGTCCCCCTCGCAGGTTCGCGAGGTGTAGCAGGTACTTGCAGGCCACCTCTGGGTGGAAGGCCGACGCGAATGCCCCCAGCTCCGGGTCCTCGACGGGACCAGAAAGGCCGTCGGAGCAGAGCAGGAAGACGTCTCCCGACTCGACCGGATACGGCCCTTCGATATCGACCTCAATATTCGGATCGGGACCGAGGCTCCGGGTGATCACATTCTTTGGCACCGACCTCATCGCTTCTTCGCGAGACAGGTGCCCCCGATAAATCAGCTCCCAAACAAGGCTATGGTCGAAAGTCAGTTGCTCGACCGTACCGTTGCGAATGCGGTAAACCCGAGAGTCTCCCACGTGGGCGATCAGCGCTCCGGCCGGCAGAAGGAC includes:
- a CDS encoding PP2C family protein-serine/threonine phosphatase, which translates into the protein MNWQEIIIDAAATDTGMRRANNQDSHAIVRAKTVETWKKRGHVFMVADGMGAHAAGELASKLACDNIPHNFAKLKIDSPAEGLTRAYREVAKIIHTKATANKDFEGMGTTASTLVLLPAGALIAHVGDSRVYRIRNGTVEQLTFDHSLVWELIYRGHLSREEAMRSVPKNVITRSLGPDPNIEVDIEGPYPVESGDVFLLCSDGLSGPVEDPELGAFASAFHPEVACKYLLHLANLRGGQDNITVMVVRTGPWEDPDDPSRSVTTNGAAAEGAGKGKGFSLTGLMNAFHRKPVLEPVDENIYVTAPCPLDANLFDRLGDDLRRVHSMAVEHAWPVDWAELTNSRREAEAARASGNDRLALKHLGEAIVRLGVAGRLHRKEYGPIGAR